Genomic window (Candidatus Vicinibacter proximus):
AATTGCTCAAGCGCAGCTCTGGCCTTTTCTTTATCTTCTTTATTAATCCATTGATACCATTTCTTGTGTGGATATCTCCCCATGAGAACTATATCCATTACAGTAGCAGGAAATTGCCAATCTACTTCGTCCTTTTGAGGAACATATGCAATCCGTGTGATATTTTCTCCAACAGGTTTGCCAAATAATTTTATCTCTCCTGCGTTGGTTCTAATTTGATTAAGTATGCACTTGAATAAAGTGGATTTACCCGCTCCGTTTGGACCAATGAGCCCATAAATATGCTGAGCTTCCACATACAAATAAATATTTGACAAAACCCTTTTATGGTCATAGGCAACTGAAACACCCTTGAGTTCTATTGGATAATTTGTTTGTTCCATTTTTGAAACCCTGCTTATTTTCTATTAATAATATAAATCAAACTAAAAGCGATTACATAAAATAGAGCAATCCATAGGAAAATCATTTTTCCTGA
Coding sequences:
- a CDS encoding metal ABC transporter ATP-binding protein; protein product: MEQTNYPIELKGVSVAYDHKRVLSNIYLYVEAQHIYGLIGPNGAGKSTLFKCILNQIRTNAGEIKLFGKPVGENITRIAYVPQKDEVDWQFPATVMDIVLMGRYPHKKWYQWINKEDKEKARAALEQLNMTHYGDRQIGELSGGQQQRVFLARALCQEADIFLMDEPFVGVDVRTEQRMIKILKQLASEGKTILVVHHDLDSVQTYFDKVIMINQKLIAFGDTSEVFTKENISATYSSQSHFLEKNF